The following proteins are co-located in the Pedobacter sp. FW305-3-2-15-E-R2A2 genome:
- a CDS encoding RNA polymerase sigma-70 factor: MKIVKPDLSGLWTKICVEDDLKSFEALYRALGAKLLKFSVYYVSQKEVAEEIVSEVFVKCWQNRKESTHVLNPETYLFVAVKNQSLKHLRKYSNVHLVEIEAQQEFQFQDHTDPSKELERKELHIKLNTAIDTLPAQARMVFKLIKENGMKYKEVAEILKISPRTVQTQLFRAITKLRIILAAYHELDHRKSSSNDLVNLVMLLGIIHYFLVHCRQF, from the coding sequence TTGAAAATCGTAAAGCCTGACTTATCTGGTCTGTGGACAAAGATTTGCGTCGAAGATGATCTGAAATCTTTCGAGGCTTTGTACCGCGCCTTAGGAGCTAAGCTGCTGAAGTTTTCAGTCTATTATGTATCGCAGAAAGAAGTAGCCGAAGAGATTGTTTCAGAAGTATTTGTGAAATGCTGGCAAAACCGGAAGGAAAGCACCCATGTTCTTAATCCGGAAACCTATCTCTTTGTTGCCGTAAAAAATCAATCTTTAAAGCACCTCAGAAAATACAGCAATGTTCATCTGGTAGAGATCGAAGCGCAGCAGGAATTCCAATTTCAGGACCATACCGATCCTTCAAAGGAATTGGAAAGGAAAGAGCTGCACATAAAACTGAATACCGCCATTGATACCCTTCCTGCTCAGGCTAGAATGGTGTTCAAGCTGATCAAAGAAAATGGGATGAAGTATAAAGAGGTCGCTGAAATTCTGAAGATCTCACCACGAACGGTACAAACCCAGCTTTTCCGGGCAATTACCAAACTACGGATTATTCTTGCTGCCTATCATGAACTGGATCACAGAAAAAGCAGCAGCAATGACCTGGTTAATCTGGTTATGCTTTTGGGGATAATACACTATTTTTTAGTCCATTGTAGGCAATTTTAG
- a CDS encoding FecR family protein, whose amino-acid sequence MTDQRFTELLGKKLADEISMEEHKEFMLLLEGNAAYRQEYESLSSYFQSDEVEEEDAMPLFEKIKARIENPESLEIPVSKNRFGNWYRIAAVLALCICSFGGYQLYTKKISSQAESVLVWKEINTPSRLTSKITLADGTIVTLNSETQLKYPAEFKGDHREVYLSGEAFFDVKKDAEHPFIIHTEKINIKVLGTTFDVKAYKNDPHTEATLITGAIQVSINDLPEKQILLKPSEKFSLQHQAKNAADSPLYSIIPLNDTETSWMNHKLVFKNETFDLLANSLSRWYGLQIVFKNESLKNSRFTGFFEKENISQALKALQLIEPFRYKIQDKTVYIY is encoded by the coding sequence ATGACTGATCAAAGATTTACAGAATTGCTTGGCAAAAAACTGGCAGATGAGATTTCCATGGAAGAACATAAAGAATTTATGCTTTTGCTGGAAGGAAATGCAGCCTACAGGCAGGAATATGAGTCTTTAAGCAGTTATTTCCAATCCGATGAAGTGGAGGAAGAAGATGCAATGCCTCTTTTTGAAAAGATCAAAGCAAGAATAGAAAATCCGGAATCCCTGGAAATCCCGGTTTCAAAAAACAGGTTTGGCAATTGGTATCGCATTGCAGCCGTTTTAGCCTTATGCATCTGCTCCTTTGGAGGATATCAGCTTTACACGAAAAAAATAAGCAGTCAGGCTGAATCCGTATTGGTCTGGAAAGAAATAAATACCCCAAGCCGCCTGACCTCAAAAATCACCCTCGCAGACGGAACAATCGTGACTTTAAACTCGGAAACGCAGTTGAAGTACCCTGCCGAATTCAAAGGAGATCACAGAGAAGTTTACCTGAGCGGAGAAGCCTTCTTTGACGTTAAAAAAGATGCAGAACATCCTTTTATCATCCATACGGAAAAGATAAACATCAAAGTCCTCGGAACGACTTTCGACGTAAAGGCCTATAAAAATGATCCGCATACAGAAGCAACCTTAATCACAGGCGCCATTCAGGTCAGCATAAATGACCTGCCTGAAAAACAAATCCTGCTGAAACCTTCGGAAAAGTTCAGCCTTCAGCATCAGGCAAAGAACGCGGCTGATTCCCCACTGTACAGCATTATCCCTTTAAATGATACCGAAACTTCATGGATGAACCATAAACTGGTTTTTAAGAATGAAACTTTTGACCTGCTCGCTAACAGCCTTTCCAGATGGTATGGCCTGCAGATCGTCTTTAAAAATGAAAGTTTAAAAAACAGCAGGTTCACAGGATTCTTTGAAAAGGAAAATATCTCTCAAGCTTTGAAAGCGCTGCAACTTATTGAACCATTTCGTTATAAAATACAAGACAAAACTGTTTATATTTACTAA